One part of the Epinephelus fuscoguttatus linkage group LG12, E.fuscoguttatus.final_Chr_v1 genome encodes these proteins:
- the wdr44 gene encoding WD repeat-containing protein 44, with protein sequence MASDTSDTEEFYDAAEDVNFTPSPKVSPAKFVIPSPQLSQRTVNAAQDVSCGVAASETQQDDSLLIIDSIIEESQKGSASDAVEVDQLLDQLHVDVREEPEPKEGSDAQEVPADLAAPAVEPLLVERPEEQQESAATNGACSIPAPEPADLPGPSAGVQESVQPPDITSTVGLCQPDGAGAGAEGEQERRPADILEQVPFTDRPADSDSGPTKPPRQFTVEPDIVASTKKPPPSRPPPPTGGPPPRPPPPAWQSLPSKKSQECLRPSGLEVSAVSVDTLEPSGLVSPSSTVRSLTKELQHSLDLASATSGDKVVTAQENEDEQASSQSGGQTPGPQRPRSNSGRELTDEEILASVMIKNLDTGEEIPLIQAEEKLPAGINPLTLHIMRRTKEYITNDAAQSDDDDKAAAPLADTDGGKLKQKTTQFKKFLGKSVKKAKHLAEEYGEKAVNKVKSVRDEVFHTDQDDPSSSDDEGMPYTRPAKFKAAHSFKGPFDFDQIKVVQDLSGEHMGAVWTMKFSHCGRLLATAGQDNVVRIWVLKTAFDYFNNMRLKYNTEGRVSPSPSQESLCSSKSDDPGASCAPEDPDTEDRNAPFRQVPFCKYKGHTADLLDLSWSKNFFLLSSSMDKTVRLWHISRRECLCCFQHIDFVTAIAFHPRDDRYFLSGSLDGKLRLWNIPDKKVALWNEVDGQTRLITAANFCQNGKYAVIGTYDGRCIFYDTERLKYHTQIHVRSTRGRNKVGRKITGIEPLPGENKILVTSNDSRIRLYDLRDLSLSMKYKGYVNSSSQIKASFSHDYSFIVSGSEDKYVYIWSTYHDLSKFTSVRRDRNDFWEGIKAHNAVVTSAIFAPHPGLIVPQEAGADKPEAECKSLDSTDSETIPSGALKTDHTEVLLSADFTGAIKVFINVKKY encoded by the exons ATGGCGTCAGATACAAGTGACACCGAGGAATTCTATGATGCTGCTGAGGACGTTAATTTCACTCCATCTCCCAAAGT gtcACCTGCAAAGTTTGTCATTCCTTCCCCTCAG CTCTCACAGAGGACAGTGAACGCTGCACAAGATGTGAGCTGTGGAGTGGCTGCATCTGAGACTCAGCAAGATGATTCCCTACTG ATCATTGATAGCATCATTGAGGAGAGTCAAAAGGGAAGTGCTAGTGATGCTGTTGAGGTggatcagctgttagatcagctCCATGTTGATGTAAGAGAAGAACCGGAGCCAAAGGAAGGGAGTGATGCTCAGGAAGTTCCTGCGGATCTAGCAGCACCAGCTGTCGAACCTCTGCTTGTCGAGAGGCCGGAGGAACAACAGGAAAGCGCAGCGACGAACGGAGCATGCTCTATACCTGCCCCTGAACCTGCAGATCTCCCCGGGCCATCGGCTGGGGTGCAAGAAAGTGTTCAACCCCCAGACATCACCAGCACTGTAGGACTGTGTCAGCCTGATGGGGCTGGAGCGGGTGCAGAAGGGGAGCAGGAGCGGAGACCTGCAGATATCTTAGAACAGGTCCCGTTCACAGACAGGCCGGCTGACTCGGACTCTGGGCCTACAAAGCCCCCACGGCAATTCACAGTGGAACCGGATATCGTAGCCAGCACCAAGAAGCCTCCTCCCTCACGTCCACCGCCTCCCACTGGAGGTCCTCCCCCGAGACCGCCTCCGCCAGCTTGGCAGAGTTTACCTTCCAAGAAGTCTCAGGAGTGTCTGAGGCCAAGTGGACTGGAAG TGTCTGCAGTCAGCGTCGACACTCTGGAGCCCTCCGGCCTGGTGTCTCCCAGCAGCACAGTGAGGAGTCTAACCAAAGAGCTGCAGCATTCCTTGGATCTGGCCAGTGCCACCAGTGGGGACAAAGTGGTGACAGCACAG gaAAATGAGGATGAACAGGCCTCGTCTCAGAGTGGAGGACAAACTCCAGGCCCTCAGCGTCCACGTTCCAACTCTGGTAGAGAGCTGACAGATGAA GAAATCCTGGCCAGTGTGATGATCAAGAATTTGGACACTGGGGAAGAGATCCCTTTAATCCAGGCAGAGGAGAAACTTCCTGCAGGGATTAACCCCCTCACTCTGCACATCATGAGGAGGACCAAGGAGTACATCAC GAATGATGCAGCACAAtcagatgatgatgacaaggCTGCGGCTCCGCTGGCAGACACAGATGGTGGAAAGCTGAAACAGAAAAC AACCCAGTTTAAAAAATTCCTGGGCAAGTCTGTGAAGAAGGCCAAGCATCTTGCTGAGGAGTACGGAGAGAAGGCGGTCAACAAAGTGAAGAGTGTGCGCGATGAAG TGTTCCATACAGATCAGGACGATCCGTCGTCAAGTGACGATGAGGGCATGCCTTACACCCGGCCCGCCAAGTTCAAGGCAGCGCACAGCTTCAAGGGTCCCTTTGACTTTGATCAGATTAAAGTTGTGCAGGACCTGAGTGGAGAGCACATG GGGGCCGTTTGGACAATGAAGTTCTCTCACTGCGGGAGGCTGCTGGCGACAGCAGGCCAAGATAATGTGGTTCGCATCTGGGTGTTGAAGACTGCCTTTGACTACTTTAATAACATGAGATTAAAGTACAATACTGAAG GTCGAGTTTCACCTTCTCCCTCTCAGGAAAGTCTATGCTCTTCTAAATCTGATGACCCTGGG GCAAGTTGTGCTCCAGAGGACCCAGACACAGAAGATAGGAATGCCCCTTTCCGTCAAGTCCCCTTCTGCAAGTATAAAGGTCATACGGCTGATCTATTGGACTTGTCCTGGTCAAAG AACTTcttcctgctctcctcctccatggATAAAACAGTCAGATTGTGGCACATATCCAGGAGAGAGtgtctctgctgctttcagcACATTGATTTTGTCACAGCCATTGCTTTCCATCCCAGA gaTGACAGATACTTTTTAAGTGGCTCTTTGGATGGAAAGCTACGACTCTGGAACATTCCTGACAAGAAGGTGGCGCTTTGGAACGAGGTGGACGGTCAGACACGCCTCATCACGGCAGCTAACTTCTGTCAAAATGGGAAGTACGCCGTCATCGGCACCTATGATGGCAGATGCATCTTCTATGACACAGAG CGCCTGAAGTACCATACACAAATTCACGTGAGGTCCACCAGAGGCAGGAACAAAGTTGGACGCAAAATCACTGGAATTGAACCTTTACCTGGAGAGAATAAG ATTTTGGTGACCTCAAATGATTCCCGCATTCGCCTTTATGACCTGAGGGACTTGTCTTTATCCATGAAGTACAAAGGTTATGTGAACAGCAGCAGCCAGATCAAGGCGAGCTTTAG TCATGACTACTCCTTCATAGTCAGTGGCTCAGAGGATAAATACGTGTACATCTGGAGCACTTACCACGACCTGAGCAAATTCACATCTGTACGACGGGACCGCAATGACTTCTGGGAAGGAATTAAAG CACACAACGCAGTGGTCACCTCAGCGATTTTTGCACCGCACCCGGGCCTTATTGTTCCACAGGAAGCTGGAGCAGACAAACCAGAAGCGGAGTGCAAGAGCCTGGACTCCACAGACTCTGAGACGATACCCTCAG GAGCCCTGAAGACCGATCACACGGAGGTTCTACTCTCCGCTGACTTCACTGGAGCCATCAAGGTTTTCATCAATGTAAAAAAGTACTGA